From Solea solea chromosome 20, fSolSol10.1, whole genome shotgun sequence, one genomic window encodes:
- the stx12 gene encoding syntaxin-12 codes for MSYGQAESYRSVPQDFNTVIQTCSTNIQKITQNTAQIKSMVNQLGTRQDTSELQDRLQQIQHSTNHLAKETNKHLKDLGSVPLPSSSSEQRQQKIQRERLMNDFSAALNNFQSVQRRAAEREKESVARARAGSRLSAEDTTRDEKLVSFDNQEDWGQMTTQAEEAAITEEDLELIRERETNIRQLESDILDVNQIFKDLAVMIHDQGEMIDSIEANVENAEVHVERGAEQLQRASYYQQKSRKKMCILAMVCSVVLVILAIIIWQAAK; via the exons ATGTCGTACGGCCAAGCGGAGAGCTACCGCTCTGTCCCACAGGACTTCAACACAGTCATACAAACATGCAGCACCAACATCCAGAAGATCACACAGAACA CTGCACAGATAAAGAGCATGGTGAACCAGCTGGGGACCAGACAGGACACCAGTGAACTCCAGGATCGCCT ACAGCAGATACAACACTCCACTAACCATTTGGCAAAAGAAACCAACAAACACCTGAAAGATTTGGGATCAGTCCCCTTGCCCTCATCATCGTCGGAGCAG AGGCAGCAGAAGATCCAGAGGGAGCGACTGATGAACGACTTCTCCGCGGCTCTCAACAACTTCCAATCAGTGCAGCGACGAGCGgcggagagggagaaggagtctgTAGCCAGAGCGAGGGCTGGGTCCCGTCTGTCG gCTGAAGACACCACTCGGGATGAAAAGCTTGTGTCTTTCGATAA CCAAGAGGACTGGGGTCAGATGACGACCCAGGCGGAGGAAGCGGCCATCACAGAGGAGGACCTGGAGCTcatcagggagagagagaccaacATCAGACAGCTAgag TCCGACATCTTGGATGTGAACCAGATCTTCAAGGACCTGGCAGTGATGATCCACGATCAGGGAGAAATGATCG ATAGCATCGAGGCCAACGTGGAGAACGCTGAAGTTCACGTGGAGCGAGGGGCGGAGCAGCTACAGAGAGCCAGTTACTACCAG CAAAAGTCCCGCAAGAAGATGTGCATCCTCGCCATGGTGTGTTCCGTTGTACTCGTCATACTCGCCATCATCATCTGGCAAGCTGCCAAATGA
- the LOC131447384 gene encoding putative tyrosine carboxypeptidase MATCAP2 isoform X2, producing MELALQRYGSYEKFEQVTGGNLLTKSRIWHNVKKYMEKEGCVGEIVVQVTDDLLSRASMTVVNSRPTLTINISTAREHWLEGMLRHEIGTHYFRGMNNCHQPWSSSAGRKKHNLKPLNPTEEGLASIHSVLFRKDPTLWRAALLYYTVYQASHMSFSQLFHNLGRFVQDPNTRWDYCVRAKRGQTDTAQPGCFSKDQVYLDGILKILRYRDKINFPLLMALGKVSFEDVDRLKAVAQTENIRIPHFMQDQARYAEQLKKIMAVNGLTDDELKTIV from the exons ATGGAGCTCGCGCTGCAGCGATATGGCAGCTATGAGAAGTTTGAGCAGGTCACCGGGGGAAACCTCCTCACCAAGAGTCGCATCTGGCACAATGTGAAGAAGTACATGGAGAAGGAAGGCTGTGTGGGCGAG ATAGTTGTCCAGGTGACCGATGACCTCCTGTCCAGAGCCTCCATGACAGTCGTGAACAGCAGACCAACACTTACTATCAACATCTCCACTGCCCGGGAACACTGGCTGGAGGGCATGCTGAGGCATGAGATCG GCACTCATTATTTCCGCGGCATGAACAATTGCCACCAGCCATGGAGCAGCAGTGCGGGCAGGAAGAAGCACAACCTGAAGCCCCTCAACCCCACAGAGGAAGGCCTTGCCAGCATCCACAGTGTCCTGTTCAGGAAAGACCCCACTCTGTGGCGCGCCGCGCTGCTCTACTACACCGTCTACCAGGCCAGCCACATGTCCTTCTCGCAGCTCTTCCACAACCTAGGACGCTTTGTCCAGGACCCCAACACCCGCTGGGACTACTGTGTCAGAGCCAAGAGAGGCCAGACTGACACGGCACAGCCAG GTTGTTTCAGTAAGGATCAGGTCTACCTGGATGGCATCCTGAAGATCCTTCGGTACAGAGACAAGATCAACTTCCCACTGCTCATGGCTCTCGGAAAG GTGTCATTTGAAGACGTGGATCGCCTGAAAGCCGTGGCCCAGACGGAGAACATACGCATCCCGCATTTCATGCAGGACCAGGCGAGGTACGCCGAGCAGCTGAAGAAAATCATGGCGGTCAATGGGCTGACCGACGACGAGCTGAAGACCATCGTCTGA
- the LOC131447384 gene encoding putative tyrosine carboxypeptidase MATCAP2 isoform X1, translated as MLESIKVTERLHWPEVEMSKKYILNSTDTPLNPSQVYLERISSSILKDLFSTGSSSYNLLLQAEEEEWERPKKSLFKRPKTAVRSSASPGKRSQRGLALKKTHAQEGGSKAAQRSNSNFSKTAQGIAVVGSKMGLTPRTTPQLRKMCNPNSPHAKLPTLHKAAIAGEGENGKRLCILTAIKPSNVEKEKAKFFKSDFCYNPQFEYSNPVSAPVLARHNNASDRFLTQAVHIMELALQRYGSYEKFEQVTGGNLLTKSRIWHNVKKYMEKEGCVGEIVVQVTDDLLSRASMTVVNSRPTLTINISTAREHWLEGMLRHEIGTHYFRGMNNCHQPWSSSAGRKKHNLKPLNPTEEGLASIHSVLFRKDPTLWRAALLYYTVYQASHMSFSQLFHNLGRFVQDPNTRWDYCVRAKRGQTDTAQPGCFSKDQVYLDGILKILRYRDKINFPLLMALGKVSFEDVDRLKAVAQTENIRIPHFMQDQARYAEQLKKIMAVNGLTDDELKTIV; from the exons ATGCTGGAGTCGATTAAAGTGACTG aAAGACTTCACTGGCCAGAAGtagaaatgtccaaaaaataCATCTTAAACTCCACTGACACGCCACTGAATCCAAGCCAAGTATACCTGGAGAGGATTTCTTCCAGCATCCTCAAGGACCTGTTCAGCACTGGCTCCAGCAGCTACAACCTACTGCtgcaggctgaggaggaggagtgggagagGCCAAAGAAGTCCCTGTTTAAGAGGCCAAAAACAGCCGTGAGGAGCAGCGCCTCACCCGGTAAAAGAAGCCAACGAGGCTTGGCTTTAAAAAAGACGCACGCACAAGAAGGTGGCAGTAAAGCCGCTCAGAGGTCCAACTCCAATTTCTCCAAAACGGCCCAGGGCATCGCAGTAGTGGGCAGCAAGATGGGCCTCACTCCCCGTACGACCCCACAACTCAGGAAGATGTGCAACCCCAACTCGCCTCATGCTAAACTTCCAACACTGCACAAAGCAGCGATCGCAGGGGAAGGGGAAAATGGCAAGAGGCTGTGCATCCTGACAGCCATTAAGCCGTCTAATGTGGAGAAAGAGAAGGCCAAGTTCTTCAAGTCTGACTTTTGCTACAATCCACAGTTTGAGTACAGCAACCCTGTCTCTGCGCCTGTTTTGGCACGGCATAACAACGCCTCCGATCGCTTCCTGACACAG GCAGTGCACATCATGGAGCTCGCGCTGCAGCGATATGGCAGCTATGAGAAGTTTGAGCAGGTCACCGGGGGAAACCTCCTCACCAAGAGTCGCATCTGGCACAATGTGAAGAAGTACATGGAGAAGGAAGGCTGTGTGGGCGAG ATAGTTGTCCAGGTGACCGATGACCTCCTGTCCAGAGCCTCCATGACAGTCGTGAACAGCAGACCAACACTTACTATCAACATCTCCACTGCCCGGGAACACTGGCTGGAGGGCATGCTGAGGCATGAGATCG GCACTCATTATTTCCGCGGCATGAACAATTGCCACCAGCCATGGAGCAGCAGTGCGGGCAGGAAGAAGCACAACCTGAAGCCCCTCAACCCCACAGAGGAAGGCCTTGCCAGCATCCACAGTGTCCTGTTCAGGAAAGACCCCACTCTGTGGCGCGCCGCGCTGCTCTACTACACCGTCTACCAGGCCAGCCACATGTCCTTCTCGCAGCTCTTCCACAACCTAGGACGCTTTGTCCAGGACCCCAACACCCGCTGGGACTACTGTGTCAGAGCCAAGAGAGGCCAGACTGACACGGCACAGCCAG GTTGTTTCAGTAAGGATCAGGTCTACCTGGATGGCATCCTGAAGATCCTTCGGTACAGAGACAAGATCAACTTCCCACTGCTCATGGCTCTCGGAAAG GTGTCATTTGAAGACGTGGATCGCCTGAAAGCCGTGGCCCAGACGGAGAACATACGCATCCCGCATTTCATGCAGGACCAGGCGAGGTACGCCGAGCAGCTGAAGAAAATCATGGCGGTCAATGGGCTGACCGACGACGAGCTGAAGACCATCGTCTGA